In one window of Porites lutea chromosome 8, jaPorLute2.1, whole genome shotgun sequence DNA:
- the LOC140946854 gene encoding adhesion G protein-coupled receptor L4-like, whose protein sequence is MQADKTSHLQRVRQGVKACVVLFPLLGLTWVFGVISVTDAGLVFQYIFTIFNSLQGLFIFILHVLRNSDVRAAYSRKMQKRNAAKSVKNSQENRNTIGLWSSKVTNEPSCTKEPSSASLRSSVGVKSKIDNALHEERTMTPVDT, encoded by the exons ATGCAAGCCGACAAAACATCCCATCTGCAAAGAGTTCGACAAGGAGTTAAAGCGTGCGTAGTTTTGTTTCCTCTTCTGGGACTGACCTGGGTGTTTGGTGTCATAAGTGTCACAGATGCTGGACTCGTATTTCAGTACATCTTTACTATTTTCAACTCATTGCAG GGTTTGTTCATCTTCATACTTCACGTTTTGAGAAACAGCGACGTACGTGCAGCATACTCTAGAAAAATGCAGAAGAGGAATGCGGCAAAAAGCGTGAAAAACTCTCAAGAAAACCGCAATACAATCGGATTGTGGTCAAGCAAAGTGACGAATGAACCAAGTTGTACAAAAGAACCTAGCAGTGCCTCTCTAAGGTCTTCGGTTGGAGTAAAAAGCAAGATTGACAATGCCCTGCACGAGGAAAGAACCATGACTCCCGTTGACACGTGA